The Paucidesulfovibrio gracilis DSM 16080 genome includes a region encoding these proteins:
- a CDS encoding AzlD domain-containing protein, whose protein sequence is MDEQTLFLTIVGMALVTYIPRALPVLALSSRSLSPGLRRFLSYVPVAVLSALLVPSLLAPDAKLDVSGTNVFLWVSLILLPFCIRTRSFFGTVALGMGLVALARWGFGI, encoded by the coding sequence ATGGACGAACAGACACTCTTCCTGACCATCGTGGGCATGGCCCTGGTCACGTACATCCCGCGCGCCTTGCCCGTGCTGGCGCTTTCTTCGCGGTCCCTTTCCCCGGGGCTGCGCCGCTTTCTTTCGTATGTCCCCGTTGCCGTGCTCTCGGCTCTGCTGGTGCCTTCCCTGCTGGCGCCGGATGCCAAACTGGACGTATCCGGCACCAACGTATTCCTTTGGGTCAGCCTGATATTGCTGCCCTTCTGCATCCGTACCCGGAGCTTTTTCGGCACCGTGGCCCTGGGTATGGGGCTTGTGGCCCTGGCGCGCTGGGGGTTTGGCATTTGA
- a CDS encoding amino acid ABC transporter ATP-binding protein — MQPILQLQGVVKRFGQTLAVDHIDLDIRRGEKVVIVGPSGSGKSTLLRTMNFLETMDEGQLVFEGRECGWTERKGKRVPAPQSQLCALRAEIGMVFQQFNLFPHMTALGNVMEGPLTVLGKPRSQCREIAMAMLHKVGMVDRKDCFPATLSGGQKQRVAIARALAMQPKLILFDEPTSALDPELVGEVFDTIRSLADEGMTMVIVTHNMGFAREVADTVIFMENGGFLAQGSPSQFFSEGADNDRIRSFLDKML; from the coding sequence ATGCAGCCCATCCTCCAACTACAGGGCGTGGTCAAACGGTTCGGCCAGACCCTGGCCGTAGACCACATCGACCTGGACATCCGGCGTGGCGAAAAAGTGGTCATCGTGGGTCCGTCCGGTTCGGGCAAGTCCACCCTGCTGCGGACCATGAATTTTCTGGAAACCATGGACGAGGGACAATTGGTGTTCGAAGGCCGGGAATGCGGCTGGACCGAGCGCAAAGGCAAACGCGTCCCGGCTCCCCAATCCCAGCTCTGCGCACTGCGGGCGGAAATCGGCATGGTCTTCCAGCAGTTCAATCTTTTCCCGCACATGACCGCCTTGGGCAATGTGATGGAAGGGCCGCTCACCGTGCTGGGCAAACCCCGGTCCCAATGCCGCGAAATCGCCATGGCCATGCTGCATAAGGTCGGCATGGTGGACCGCAAGGACTGTTTCCCGGCCACCCTTTCCGGCGGACAAAAGCAACGCGTGGCCATTGCCCGCGCCCTGGCCATGCAGCCCAAGCTGATCTTGTTCGACGAACCCACCTCCGCCCTGGATCCGGAACTCGTGGGCGAGGTTTTTGACACGATCCGCTCCCTGGCCGACGAGGGCATGACCATGGTCATCGTAACCCACAACATGGGCTTTGCCCGCGAGGTTGCGGATACGGTTATCTTTATGGAAAACGGCGGGTTTCTGGCCCAGGGTTCCCCTTCCCAATTCTTTTCCGAAGGCGCGGACAACGACAGGATCCGCTCGTTTCTGGACAAAATGCTCTGA
- a CDS encoding 4Fe-4S binding protein, translating into MLFEFFYHKKTTRSGSIPFLTRPKALRLTVQSAFALFHVFLVWQLARHVAWAMGKTETYTQAPGAVDGWLPIVSLMTLKRWALTGQWDPVHPASLTIFLALLVMCALFRRGFCGWICPLGGISNGLDRLGRALGLSFPVSGPWRRILGFPKYLLLAGSLLGFFVLLSLPAIEAFRSGSHYVAAQARMLFFFSHPSTTLVLILTGLIVASVLIRNFWCRFLCPYGALLGLVSLLSPVAVHRNADRCISCGKCAQTCPNGIRVDQQQRVNTTQCLGCGECVAACPAPDCLSLRAGSRRVPLWLVGAGAVAVLLGFYAWARATGHWDADLPREMVQRLTRMALTTEP; encoded by the coding sequence ATGCTTTTCGAATTTTTTTATCACAAAAAAACAACACGTTCTGGCTCAATTCCATTCCTTACGCGACCCAAAGCCTTACGCCTGACCGTCCAGTCCGCGTTCGCCTTGTTTCATGTGTTCCTGGTGTGGCAACTGGCGCGGCATGTGGCCTGGGCCATGGGAAAAACCGAAACGTACACGCAGGCGCCCGGAGCTGTGGACGGCTGGCTGCCCATCGTCTCCCTGATGACCCTGAAACGTTGGGCGCTTACCGGTCAGTGGGATCCGGTCCACCCCGCTTCCCTGACCATATTTCTTGCCTTGCTGGTTATGTGCGCCCTGTTTCGGCGCGGCTTTTGCGGCTGGATCTGTCCTTTGGGCGGCATATCCAACGGGTTGGACCGGCTGGGGCGCGCCTTGGGGCTGTCCTTCCCGGTATCCGGTCCCTGGCGGCGCATTCTGGGGTTTCCCAAATACCTGCTTTTGGCCGGTTCGTTGCTAGGGTTTTTCGTGCTGCTCAGCCTGCCCGCCATTGAAGCGTTCCGGTCCGGTTCGCACTATGTGGCGGCCCAGGCGCGCATGCTTTTCTTTTTTTCGCACCCCTCCACCACGCTTGTGCTCATTCTTACGGGGTTGATCGTTGCTTCCGTGCTGATTCGTAACTTCTGGTGCCGGTTTCTCTGTCCTTACGGCGCGCTCCTGGGGCTGGTGAGCCTGCTTTCGCCCGTAGCCGTGCACCGGAATGCCGACCGCTGCATTTCCTGCGGCAAATGCGCGCAAACCTGTCCCAACGGTATACGTGTGGATCAACAGCAACGGGTGAACACCACCCAATGTCTGGGTTGTGGTGAATGTGTGGCCGCCTGCCCCGCTCCGGACTGTCTTTCCTTGCGGGCCGGCTCCCGGCGGGTACCGCTTTGGCTGGTAGGGGCTGGAGCCGTGGCCGTGCTGCTCGGCTTTTATGCGTGGGCGCGGGCCACCGGCCACTGGGATGCGGACCTGCCCCGGGAGATGGTCCAACGCCTCACGCGCATGGCCTTGACGACGGAGCCGTGA
- a CDS encoding PAS domain S-box protein — protein MKHNSEHNMARALACLWIVVCCLAALPAQAACLWDMDCGTFWGWLLLALLPPGLVALWWFALMGLRMRRIRFLGMGMDARGDGMAVLNRKHVYCAVNEAYAALLGLAPEDIAGRSVRDLWGDEAYAQRILPNLEAAFAGKTVRGRLVVSIPALQGRNVEVTYQPVFQHGRATHVSLFLHDVTRRVQAEAALRDRTTLYETLVESTNSIILRVTPQGRITFMNNYGLRFFGYTMEEVRDRHVLGLIVPPVDSDGRDLRTMWESIMADVDRHALNQNENLRRNGERAWILWSNRALRDNNGQITEVLSVGHDVTPLRQSRQELEGLRMALDQAGYGMAVADLDGRVRYLNPAWTSMHGLDPRGGVVGRNIGEFLAPLNDLDRLEAVFTTVRERGVYQEEMQHTARDGTTFTALTSITLLRSPSREPDGLVLMTVDVSERRKLLAELERSRQRLKVIVDNVHDVVFSMDADGRFQFVSSAVRELFGYEPKEVEGRKLEFLAHPEDALLCREALTEYAQGRSAPNSLELRGRNREGQIIWLVVNVSGIMARNGIPEQLVGVMRDTTEYRRMTMELHESRERFRELVQAIEEAYWLQDEHGIVYTSPGFEPIFGLTGTALQNTPAQLLEHVQPEDRELVRQMLPGGKLADTQQDVTLRVLLEEDAVRWVRVRTFPVVRNGKVLRVAGVAQDVTAYTLAVQQQREAKEAAEQASRVKSDFLARMGHEFRTPLNGVLGMLQLIAMPGVDKETRMSRVREAEHSARSLRDLLERLLEFVSLESCSRAEVEEYPFSLRDMLRGIQSRHEQSAREKGLDFAVLVDEKQRDFRGDGAKLRRVLEQLVDNAVKFTPKGRVKVHVRQEQTGKNRLRTCFYVDDEGPGIPEEMREVVFEPFMQGDGTYTRRYGGTGLGLGIVRQLVKCLGATIALEESPWGGTRVVMCLEGDSV, from the coding sequence ATGAAACACAATTCCGAACACAATATGGCAAGAGCCTTGGCCTGTCTCTGGATCGTGGTGTGTTGTCTCGCGGCACTGCCGGCCCAGGCAGCCTGTCTCTGGGACATGGATTGCGGCACGTTCTGGGGCTGGCTGCTGCTGGCGCTTCTTCCCCCCGGGTTGGTGGCGTTATGGTGGTTTGCCCTCATGGGGCTGCGTATGCGCCGAATCCGTTTCCTTGGCATGGGCATGGATGCCCGGGGGGACGGCATGGCCGTGTTGAACCGAAAACATGTGTACTGCGCTGTGAACGAGGCCTATGCCGCTTTGCTGGGATTGGCCCCGGAAGATATTGCCGGGCGGTCCGTGCGCGATCTGTGGGGTGACGAGGCGTATGCTCAGCGCATCTTGCCAAACCTTGAGGCCGCGTTTGCCGGAAAAACCGTGCGCGGTCGTCTTGTGGTCTCGATTCCGGCTCTGCAGGGTCGCAATGTGGAGGTTACCTACCAGCCGGTGTTCCAGCACGGCCGGGCCACGCACGTGAGCCTGTTTCTGCACGACGTAACCCGCAGGGTTCAGGCGGAAGCGGCCCTGCGCGACCGCACAACCCTGTACGAGACCCTGGTGGAGAGCACCAACAGTATTATTCTGCGGGTTACGCCCCAGGGCCGCATCACCTTTATGAACAACTACGGTCTGCGGTTTTTCGGCTACACCATGGAGGAAGTGCGCGACAGGCATGTTCTGGGGCTGATCGTGCCGCCCGTGGATTCCGATGGCCGCGATCTGCGGACCATGTGGGAATCCATCATGGCGGATGTGGACCGGCACGCCCTGAACCAGAACGAGAATTTGCGCCGCAACGGGGAGCGGGCCTGGATTCTTTGGAGCAATCGGGCGCTGCGGGATAACAATGGCCAGATCACCGAAGTGCTCAGCGTGGGGCATGACGTGACGCCCCTGCGCCAGAGCCGACAGGAGCTGGAAGGGTTGCGCATGGCCCTGGACCAGGCAGGATACGGCATGGCCGTGGCTGATCTGGATGGCCGGGTCCGCTACCTGAACCCTGCCTGGACCAGCATGCACGGTCTGGACCCCAGGGGCGGGGTGGTGGGCCGCAACATCGGTGAATTCCTGGCACCGCTGAACGATTTGGATCGCCTGGAGGCTGTATTCACCACAGTGCGGGAGCGCGGCGTATACCAGGAGGAAATGCAGCATACGGCCAGGGACGGCACGACCTTTACGGCCTTGACCTCCATCACGCTGTTGCGCAGTCCCTCCCGGGAGCCGGACGGATTGGTGCTCATGACCGTGGACGTAAGCGAGCGCAGAAAACTGCTTGCGGAATTGGAGCGCAGCCGGCAGCGGCTCAAGGTCATCGTGGACAACGTGCATGACGTGGTCTTCAGCATGGATGCGGACGGGCGGTTTCAATTCGTCTCCTCGGCCGTGCGGGAATTGTTCGGGTACGAGCCAAAAGAGGTGGAGGGCCGAAAGCTGGAGTTCCTCGCCCACCCGGAAGATGCGCTCCTGTGCCGCGAGGCGCTCACGGAATATGCCCAGGGTCGGTCCGCGCCCAACAGCCTGGAGCTGCGCGGCCGCAATCGCGAGGGACAGATCATTTGGTTGGTGGTCAATGTTTCCGGAATAATGGCCCGCAACGGTATTCCTGAGCAGCTGGTGGGCGTCATGCGCGACACCACGGAATACCGGCGCATGACCATGGAACTGCACGAAAGCCGGGAACGTTTTCGGGAATTGGTCCAAGCCATCGAAGAAGCCTATTGGCTCCAGGATGAGCACGGGATTGTGTATACCAGTCCGGGGTTTGAGCCTATTTTCGGTTTGACCGGAACGGCGCTGCAGAACACTCCCGCGCAGTTGCTGGAGCATGTCCAACCTGAGGACAGGGAGTTGGTTCGGCAAATGCTGCCCGGCGGAAAACTGGCCGATACCCAGCAGGACGTGACCCTGCGGGTGCTGCTGGAGGAGGATGCCGTTCGCTGGGTGCGGGTGCGCACCTTCCCGGTGGTCCGCAATGGCAAAGTGCTGCGTGTGGCGGGTGTGGCCCAGGATGTCACGGCCTATACCCTGGCCGTGCAGCAGCAGCGCGAGGCCAAGGAGGCCGCGGAACAGGCCAGTCGTGTCAAAAGTGATTTCCTGGCGCGCATGGGCCATGAATTCCGGACGCCCCTCAATGGGGTGCTCGGCATGCTCCAGCTCATCGCCATGCCCGGCGTGGACAAGGAAACGCGGATGTCCCGCGTGCGGGAGGCCGAACATTCGGCCCGGAGCCTGCGGGATCTGTTGGAACGGCTGTTGGAATTCGTGTCCCTGGAGTCCTGCTCCCGTGCCGAGGTGGAGGAGTACCCCTTCAGCCTGCGGGATATGCTGCGGGGAATCCAGTCCCGCCATGAACAATCAGCCCGGGAAAAGGGGCTTGACTTTGCGGTGCTCGTGGACGAGAAGCAGCGCGACTTTCGCGGTGACGGGGCCAAGCTGCGGCGTGTCCTGGAGCAGTTGGTGGACAACGCCGTCAAATTTACGCCCAAGGGGCGGGTGAAGGTGCATGTCCGGCAGGAGCAGACCGGAAAAAACCGCTTGCGGACCTGTTTTTATGTGGACGATGAAGGGCCGGGTATTCCTGAGGAAATGCGTGAAGTGGTCTTTGAACCGTTTATGCAGGGAGATGGAACCTACACCCGCAGGTACGGCGGAACCGGCCTGGGATTGGGAATCGTACGGCAGCTGGTCAAATGTCTGGGCGCAACCATCGCACTGGAAGAAAGTCCCTGGGGCGGCACCAGGGTGGTCATGTGTCTGGAGGGGGATTCTGTTTGA
- a CDS encoding amino acid ABC transporter permease (The N-terminal region of this protein, as described by TIGR01726, is a three transmembrane segment that identifies a subfamily of ABC transporter permease subunits, which specificities that include histidine, arginine, glutamine, glutamate, L-cystine (sic), the opines (in Agrobacterium) octopine and nopaline, etc.) → MLVPLLIVFLWWALPLAANTAKAPASPAELVGDAKTALNQGDMDAARELFSSVPAPAEGERGGTYLYARMQLARMAWADTDLDAAEAYVRDVLAVFPENIEAKTLLRSIEEARLPAWKKLLQDARRFMPSLLHGTLMTLLLVFVTMLVSPVGGLFIALGRISRFKPLSTLCWLDIWIFRGTPLLLQLFFIYYGLPAIGITLDPLTAALLGLCLNYSAYLAEIIRAGIQSIDDGQTEAAKALGMTYRQTMRRVIIPQTYKRIIPPFANEFIALIKDTALVSTIAMVELMRAADQMFNAYFNVSVLFFAALIYLAITTVFTVTFEWVERRVGVYERR, encoded by the coding sequence GTGCTGGTCCCGCTCCTGATCGTGTTTCTCTGGTGGGCGCTGCCCCTGGCGGCGAACACGGCTAAGGCTCCGGCTTCCCCGGCCGAACTGGTGGGAGACGCCAAAACCGCCCTGAACCAGGGCGATATGGACGCGGCCCGCGAACTGTTTTCCAGCGTTCCGGCTCCGGCCGAGGGCGAACGGGGCGGCACCTACCTCTATGCCCGCATGCAGCTGGCCCGCATGGCCTGGGCCGATACGGACCTTGATGCCGCGGAAGCCTATGTCCGGGACGTGCTGGCCGTCTTCCCCGAGAACATTGAGGCCAAAACCCTGCTCCGCTCCATCGAGGAGGCCCGGCTTCCGGCCTGGAAGAAACTGCTTCAGGATGCCCGTCGGTTCATGCCCTCGCTGCTGCACGGCACGCTCATGACCCTGCTGCTGGTCTTTGTCACCATGCTCGTGTCCCCGGTGGGCGGCCTGTTCATCGCCCTGGGCCGCATCTCCCGGTTCAAGCCGCTCTCCACGCTTTGTTGGCTGGACATCTGGATCTTTCGCGGCACGCCCCTGCTGTTGCAACTCTTTTTCATCTATTACGGCCTGCCCGCCATCGGCATCACCCTGGATCCGCTCACGGCCGCCCTGCTCGGCCTTTGCCTGAACTACTCCGCCTACCTTGCGGAGATCATCCGTGCGGGCATCCAATCCATTGACGACGGCCAGACCGAGGCAGCCAAGGCGCTGGGCATGACGTATCGGCAGACCATGCGACGGGTCATCATTCCCCAGACCTACAAACGCATCATTCCCCCCTTTGCCAATGAGTTCATCGCCCTGATCAAGGACACCGCCCTGGTCTCCACCATCGCCATGGTGGAACTGATGCGCGCCGCGGATCAAATGTTCAACGCCTACTTCAACGTGAGCGTGCTGTTTTTCGCCGCCCTCATCTATCTGGCCATCACCACGGTCTTCACCGTGACGTTCGAGTGGGTGGAACGGCGCGTGGGCGTCTATGAACGGCGCTGA
- a CDS encoding amino acid ABC transporter substrate-binding protein, translating into MKRILTLLIVLAALCAAMTAQADDSWEKVQSSGQLVIGLDDAFPPMGFRTDDGQLVGFDIDAAEEVGRRLGIKIVWQPTAWKGVINSLNSNKFDAIWNGMTITEERAAQVLFTQPYMMDGQIAIVRMDEQAIKAHEDLGDKNVGVQAGSPALEAAKSLPMAPAQIREYDDNPKAFLDLESGRLDSVVVDNLSGLYFTAAQPGKFKALPGFITKEPFGVAFRKADVSLRDKVQETIDAMVADGTMGEISIKWFGEDITNPANF; encoded by the coding sequence ATGAAACGTATCCTGACCCTGCTGATCGTACTGGCGGCTCTTTGCGCCGCCATGACCGCCCAGGCCGACGACTCCTGGGAAAAAGTCCAATCCAGCGGCCAACTCGTCATCGGCCTTGACGATGCGTTCCCGCCCATGGGCTTCCGCACCGACGACGGCCAGCTCGTGGGCTTCGACATCGATGCCGCCGAGGAAGTGGGCCGCCGCCTGGGCATCAAAATCGTCTGGCAGCCCACGGCCTGGAAGGGCGTGATCAACTCGCTGAACAGCAACAAATTCGACGCCATCTGGAACGGCATGACCATTACCGAGGAACGCGCCGCCCAAGTGCTCTTCACCCAGCCGTATATGATGGACGGCCAGATCGCCATCGTGCGCATGGACGAGCAGGCCATCAAGGCCCATGAGGATCTCGGCGACAAGAACGTGGGCGTGCAGGCCGGTTCCCCGGCTCTGGAAGCGGCCAAGTCCCTGCCCATGGCCCCGGCCCAGATCCGCGAATACGACGACAACCCCAAGGCCTTCCTGGACCTGGAGTCCGGCCGTTTGGACAGCGTCGTGGTGGACAACCTTTCCGGCTTGTATTTCACCGCGGCCCAGCCCGGCAAGTTCAAGGCGCTGCCCGGCTTCATCACCAAGGAGCCGTTCGGCGTGGCGTTCCGCAAGGCTGACGTTTCCCTGCGCGACAAGGTTCAAGAAACCATCGACGCCATGGTGGCCGACGGAACCATGGGCGAAATCTCCATCAAGTGGTTTGGTGAGGACATCACCAATCCGGCCAACTTCTAA